CATTTGTATAAATATAGTCCGGGAGAGATGGAGAATGAGTGagaaagaaagagggagagagacagagagagagagagacagaaagagagagaaacagagagagagaggggggagggagagaggagagagagagagaaagagagagagagagagagagagagagagagagagagagagagagagagagagagagagagagagagagagagagagagagagagagagagagagagagagaagagagagagagagagtttttgtgtgtggtagagtgtgagagggagattgtgtgagtgtgtgagtgtgtgagagagacagagagagctgagagtgtgtgagagtgagtgggagacagagagagaatgtgtgtgcAGGTGTTGGGGGCGAAGAGTTCTTAAAAAAAATTGTTTCCCTTACATGGGAAACTAGTCAGTTTTAATGCACCCTCAAAGAACCTAAGATCAATTCTGCGTTTAAAATTTTTTTATCTACGGTAAGGAATATATTGGAAAATATAGTTTTTGATagtttcccttccttccttcttctgGTCTGGTCAAGCTTCAGATGCCAGGTTTTCTCCCAAGAATCCTACCATCTAGTGGACTGAAATATTGCAAAATCTTTGCCCAATAACAAGTCCTCTTATTCCCAGAAATAAAATTTAATCTTCCTTATTTAGGTAGACTGAAAATACCTGAAATATGAGTCCGGGACAGTATATAAGACATATATTTTTAGTCAATAGAATCGCATCCAGGATTTTGGACAGTTAGGTACATATGTGAGTCTCGTCAGTGGTTATACATACTGTGAAGTGTAacccgcttctcggtgtatacacACTGAGATAATACACTAGTGCTGGCCTATGTTTTGGACTAAAGTATTTTTGCTCGTTGGACAATAAGCTGTGGTTGCTGCCCTTCTACCCTTCCAAAGGTTATTGGTTGGACAGTTAAGCTGTGGTTGCTGCCCTTCTACCCTTCCAAAGGTTATTGGTTGGACAGTTAAGCTGTGGTTGCTTCCCTTCTACCCGTCCAAAGGTTATTGGTTGGACAGTTAAGCTGTGGTTGCTGCCCTTCTACCCTTCCAAAGGTTATTGGTTGGACAGTTAAGCTGTGGTTGCTTCCCTTCTACCCTTCCACAGGTTTTTGGTTGAACAGTAAGCTGTGGTTGCCGCCTTTCTACCCTTCCACAGGTTAAGACCAACACCCAGTGAGTGATGTTTTGTGGTCTCACTACATATGAACTTCTCTCTGATTGGGGTTTCTGACCGTATTTCAATTCTTCTATCAAATAATTTCATAATAGCTAGATTTTATATTTTTGTGAGCTACCTGAACAAAGTTATTTAGTGTTATGTGATCATTCGATCTCTGTCGAATTACAGGCTTTCTTTGGTACTTAATGATGCTGTTTCCCCATGTTGAAGTTAATTGGGATGCTTATTGCTTGCTGGCATATGATTCACGTATCTGGTTTCTTATCTTCTACTGGATCTTGTGCATGACCCTCGCATGGAGTGAATGTACCGTCTACGTTATAGGGGTGATTTGAACATGTgcatgtgtgcgcgcgcgtgtgtgtgtgtgtgtgtgtgtgtgtgtgtgtgtgtgtgtgtgtgtgtgtgtgtgtgtgtgtactcacctaattgtactcacctaattgtgcttgcgggggttgagctctggctctttggtcccgcctctcaaccgtcaatcaactggtgtacagattcctgagcctattgggctctatcatatctacatttgaaactgtgaatggagtcagcctccaccacatcacttcctaatgcattccatttgctaactactctgacactgaaaaagttcttcctaacgtctctgtggctcatttgggtactcagcttccacctgtgtccccttgttcgcgtcccaccagtgttgaaaagttcatccttgtttacccggtcgattcccctgaggattttgtaggttgtgatcatgaccccccttactcttctgtcttccagtgtcgtgaggtgcatttcccgcagcctttcctcataactcatgcctcttagttctgggactagactagtagcatacctttggactttttccagcttcgtcttgtgcttgacaaggtacgggctccatgctggggccgcatactccaggattggtcttacatatgtggtgtacaagattctgaatgattccttacacaggttcctgaacgccgttctgatgttagccagcctcgcatatgccgcagacgttattctctttatgtgggcttcaggagacaggtttggtgagatatcaactcctagatctttctctctgtctgtttcattaagtacttcatctcctattctgtatcctgtgcctggcctcctgtttccactgcctagtttcattactttgcatttactcgggttgaacttcaacagccatttgttggaccattcactcagtctatccaggtcatcttgtagcctcctactatcatcctctgtttcaatcctcctcataatttttgcatcgtcggcaaacattgagaggaacgaatctataccctctgggagatcatttacatataccagaaacagtataggtccaaggactgacccctgcgggactccacttgtgacgtctcgccaatctgagacctcacccctcacacagactcgttgtctcctgttgcttaggtattcctctatccaccggagtaccttccctctcactccagcctgcatctccaactttcgcactagcctcttgtgtggcactgtatcaaaggctttctgacaatccaaaaatatgcagtctgcccacccttctctttcttgccttatttttgttgcctggtcgtagaattcaagtaaccctgtgaggcaggacctgccatccctgaacccatgttgatgctgtgttacaaagttccttcgctccagatgctccactagtttttttcgcacaatcttctccatcagcttgcatggtatgcaggttagggacactggcctgtagttcagtgcctcctgtctatcccctttcttgtatatcgggactacgttagctgctttccaagtatctggcagttcccctgttgccagtgatttgttatacactatggagagtggtaggctcagttctcttgctccttcctttagaacccaaggggagattccatctgggcctatagccttcgtcacgtccaactctagtaaacacttccttacttccccactggtaatctcaaactcttccagtggttcctggttagctattccctcacttacctctggaatttctccttgttctaaggtgaagacctcctggaatttcttattcaattcctcacacacttccttgtcatttgtagtgaatccttccgcccctatccttaatctcataacctgttcctttactgttgtttttctcctaatgtggctatgcaacaatttaggctgagtctttgccttgcttgcgatgtcattttcgtattgtctttctgcctctcttctcatcctgacatattcattcctggcattctggtatctttctctgctctccagtgtcctgttattcctatagtttctccatgcccttttactttgctgcttagctagcctacatctttgattaaaccatgggtttctcatcttcatttctctgttttccttttggactgggacaaacttgtttgctgcgtccttgcacttctgcgtgatgtaatccatcatatcttgggccgtctttcccctgagctctgtttcccatgctatatctgttaggaattttcttatcccctcatagtttccctttcggtatgctaaccttttggtttcggtatccctcctcgagttcaataacccttcttcaatcaagtactcaaacaccagtacactgtggtcgctcattcctactgggtcctcaaaaccgatttctcttatgtcggagtcgttcagagtgaagactaggtcgagtctcgctggttcgtcattgcctctcatccttgtgggttctccgacatgctgcgttaaaaagttgcttgtcaccacctccaatagtttggctctccacgtatcctcgcctccatgcggttccttgttctcccagtcaatctttccgtgattgaagtcgcccatgatgagcaggtgggatctatttctacaggcagcagaggctgccctctcaattatagtgttaactgccttgttgttgttttcatactcttgactgggtctcctgtcatttggtggagggttgtatattactgctactactattcttggtcctcccattgttatggtgcctgctatgtagtctctgaactcctcacagcccgggatggccatctccttaaaactccattcccttctcatgagtagggccactccgcctcctcctctaccttccctctctttccttattactgtatactcctggggaaacacggcattcgttatgattccagagagttttgtttcagtgagtccgattacatctgggttaacttcttgtgctctttcccttagttcacttgtcttgcttgtgatcccatctatgttcgagtacatcaccctgaaactgactctcttctgcttcttttctggggggacctttgggatctggggtgagtgggagctggggggacctggcacggggggattggtggaggagggagggcttggggtggtgggggagagggggagggtacagggggtggataagaggataagatatatatatgtgtgtgtgtgtgtgtgtgtgtgtgtgtgtgtgtgtgtgtgtgtgtgtgatccttctaaagatgtattattaaatacgaacgtacttaaggaaattcctgtatgaatatatatatatatatatatatatatatatatatatatatatatatatatatatatatatatatttatatatatatatatatatatatttatatatatatatatatatatatatatatatatatatatatatatatatatatatatatatatatatatatatgtcgtacctagtagccagaactcacttctcagcctactattcaaggcccgatttgcctaataagccaagttttcctgaattaatatatttactataatttttttcttatgaaatgataaagcaacccttttctctatgtatgaggtcaatttttttttattggagttaaaattaacgtagatatatgaccgaacctaaccaaccctacctaacctaacctaacctatatttataggtaaggttaggttaggtagccaaaaaaagctaggttaggttaggttaggtaggttaggtagacgaaaaaacattaattcatgaaaacttggcttattaggcaaatcgggccttgaatagtaggctgagaagtgcgttctggctattaggtacgacatatatatatatatatatatatatatatatatatatatatatatatatatatatatatatatatatattggtagcagtctttcttgtaaaacatatgttgttgaatatcacCAAAAggataagattaatgattctaacacgaatctttcatagtggtagtaggcatccatcagactCAGAAGTATCTTCTATATGCAGatacatatatgtgtacgtaAGTAGATATTCAATATATTTTTGGAATTAATTATATAACTGTAACGATGGTTAGAGTTTAATTGTACAGAattacatattaaaaaaaaaaaatcggaaaTACTTGAGGAAAAAAAAACACTCTGATATCTTTCTCTTTATTGTAAACATCAATGTATCAAATAGAGTATATACTTTAATTGTACAACAATGAAAGATTGATAAgtaagagggggggtgggggattcAGACTGGCTAGTACTATAGTTAGCTTTCTTCAACTGGGAAGAGAATCCGCTGCAAACGAgtgtctaatatatatatttatatatttatattttaaatctaACACCTCCGCAAGTTACATAAGAGATTAACATCGTGAAATTAAGCGTCCGGGAGGAAGGGGGAAGTGGGGATGGatggggagagggaggtggggggaggcAAGATgtgtaatcaggaacatttcgtgAAAAGAAGCAATTACCACACATAGGACGACTCTGCTGCTCTCTGATaggagtgagggggaggagggagagagagtgagagagagagagagaggagaggactcTAATCATAGCAAGAGTTCAATCACCACGCTAACAACTCAATTAGCAGCGGACACTGAGCCAGTTAGAGCAGCTAACTGAACATACACTTCTACGACATACACTCCTAcctatgtgtgtggggggggtattgtatttttttttttttagctgttGCTCAGTTTTTTGTATTTATACATTTTTTCATATctttactttttttttacatacaggTTTGACACATTGAGCCGTTGACTTATAGTAACATCAGTGAGACGTCGAGCATCCATAACACTTCCCTCGTATCATTGGCAAGTAAATATTATCCCTCGTGGCAAACACCGCTGGACTGGCAATTTCTATTTCTAATTACAGGGACCCATAACAACTCGGATGAAACCTTGATTAAAAGTAAATATTATgcctttttttattttctttcttATGCAAAGTAAACATTACTTAACGTAATAATAAGTGGACAAAGTTTGTATGCTCTTTAGACATCTCATTTGAAATTTAACATTAAAGTGTTCACTATGataactatgtatatatatatatatatatatatatatatatatatatatatatatatatatatatatatatattgattggtTAATAATAACAAAGTATTATTTACGACAAAAACAATCCCAATAACTTAATCCTGTGTTTCCCTTAATCTGAACACAATCCCCATTTTAGAACACCAGAACCTTATGAGAGACCATCACATCTCTATATAAACAAGTCTCTCCAAATGATGAGTGTGATGGGATATCTCCTAACGTTGATACTGAAATTAATATCTAAGAAAAAAACTGCACCGATGATTAGGCAGATAACAAGAGAGGGATTAGGAATTATCATAACCTTAAATTTTACTGAGGTAGAGCCAGTTCATTTCTTGGAGTCCTTGTTCAATGTCTTCTATTTTTGGACGGTAACCCATGGAAAGGACTCAACGCCAGGACACAcgcaggattccgtgagaatatgtgctaataggtgtgtgtgtgtgtgtgtgtgtgtgtgtgtgtgtgtgtgtgtgtgtgtgtgtgtgtgtgtgtgtgtgtgtgtgttcaggcaTATGGGTTATCAATCAGTATTTTTCTGTAATCAAAATCAATTAACCTAATCAATAAATAAGGATAAACATGTAACCTCTTAACATTCTCCTCAAAATAATCAACAGGTAAATGTCATGTGACTTCCGTTATTTAGTCACGACAAAGCTAGTTCTCTCAAGGAGATAAACACTGAACAATTCCTGGTTTGATGAGCAAaatgtgctggtgatggtgtttgaCCCAAACAGACCATCTTGTCACACCTCAACTCATGGAAGTGTGTGAGTGACGCTGCATCACACTACCAGGCCAGGTTGCCTCATTTTAACTCATGGTTGTATGTTACTTCACCTTTAAAGTCCAAATTGTCTCATGTTTTCTCATGGAAGTTGTATGAAATATTTTAACCAGGAAAGCAGTTGTGTAGAACGCGTAGCCAACAGTTACTCAATTCCACCTGTCActcaaatacaaaataataaggtAAATCTTCctgatgtctatatatatatatatatatatatatatatatatatatatatatatatatatatatatatatatatatatatatatttatatatatatatatatatgtatatatatatatatatatatatatatatatatatatatatatatatatatatatatatatatatatatgtgtgtgtgtgtgtgtaatatgcaaatgaaaacaccccagaaggattcgaacccagacagccaggaaaaCTATGCACCAAGGCGCATAGCGCACACCATTAAAAcatgagaaatatatatatatatatatatatatatatatatatatatatatatatatatatatatatatatatatatatatgtatatatatatatatatatgtatatattcattatatatgtaTCTAGTACGAAATTTGTCTTTTATACATTTCATAGATACATTCAATTCAAAATGCATATCATGTGTTAAATTGAATGTATCTATGAAATGAATAGAATAAAAAACCCAGGATCAAAACTGTCTTAGCAGCTTGACCTAAACCAACCCTTACTCATTGTGTAAAGCTCAATTCACCTCCGTAATCCTTTCCCACTGGAGAAAGACTAAATCCTCTTCTTTTCTATCCTTTGAGGTAAATCCACCGTATCCATTTTCTACCCACTGAGGTTTTCCCATATTCCTTAGTCCCTCAGCTATGGGGTTAATCCATTgatagtgtaaacacacacacacacagttattcCATGCGACCATGACCCTCTGTGGTTACAGTGGAGAGGTAACTATAGAGTCTCCTTCAGAAGAAAAATATACATGCCGAGTATATTTTCCCTAAAGTTGAACATTCGGGTTTTATCTTAAACACTATTTAAGATTTAATTTCAATTACCACCTTATATTATGTGTAGTTAATCCGGTGTCGAGAAGAACGAAGCATTTATGCCTATTACGTAATGAATATTCTTTTAATATTCCTATAACCCTTAACTGAAACCTTGAAAGCAAAAGATGTCTCGGCAACGCTGCAACTTAACAAAAATTTCCATTAACTTTCCTCTGCAAATCATACGATCATTTCAATTGTTATGTCAAACACTTGGACAGGTCAGTAAAGCGAGAATCTCGCTCCTTACAGGTTGGCATTCGGGCCCTGACAGTCCAAAAaggggttatcttggttatcttgaggatatcttgagatgatttcggggtttagcgtccccgcagcccggacctcgaccaggcctcctttttgttacacacccccaggaagcagcccgtagcagctgtctaactcccaggtacctatttactgtcagGTATCAGGGACATCAGGGGTGAAGGAAACTATTTGCCAGTTTTCCTGTGCCTCCACCGGGTTGGACACTATTCCTCTCCTCCAGCTCTTGAGCCTAAATGTTACATAATCATACTGGCTAACCTCTTTTTTTCCTAATATATTACGTCACCTTCCCAGTTTTTCCCCCAGAGAGTGACACAGATCCTGGTTTAGCAGGAGACTCAGTCGTTCATCCTACCTGCAAAGGTACCAGCAATATCTATTACACAATGGCATGATTTTTAACCTTTCCAGTAGGATGTGACACAGCTGTTATCTGTCAAGAGGTGGCATACCCCCTCATCCCTTCCCTCAGCAGCTGGTAACCCACAGGTTTCCGAgggatgcagacgatgagtcacaataacgtggctgaggatATGAGgatgaaaccccacaccagattatgaggagacgacgacgtgtcggtccgtcatggaccattatcatgtcgtgtgTCGAGAAGACCTAAACTCTTGGTGATCCAAGAGTCACCATCAGGGAAGGAGCAGTTGCAATACGAGTTCAGACGTAACAGATGCATCATCTTAGAAGAAACTGGTGTTAGGGCAGCTGGTGGTACTGATCTGAGGGCAGCTGGTGGTACTGATCTGAGGGCAGCTGGTGGTACTGATCTGAGGGCAGCAGGTGGTACTGATCTGAGGGCAGCTGGTGGTACTGATCTGAGGGCAGCTGGTGGTACTGATCTGAGGGCAGCTGGTGGCACTGATCTGAGGGCAGCAGGTGGTACTGATCTGAGGGCAGCTGGTGGCACTGATCTGAGGGCAGCTGGTGGTACTGATCTGAGGGCAGCTGGTGGTACTGATCTGAGGGCAGCAGGTGGTACTGATCTGAGGGCAGCAGGTGGTACTGATCTGAGGGCAGCTGGTGGTACTGATCTGAGGGCAGCGGGTGGTACTGATCTGAGGGAAGCTGGTGGCACTGATATGAGGGCAGCTGGTGGCACTGATCTAAGGGCATCAGGAACATTGGGTTGACTCCCCCGTGTTGACATCAGGAAATGTGTGGGACACTCAGGCATCTTTTAAATCCATACTgctcataatatttatatattttagatTATTTAATTCTTATTTTTATATCAAAGACAATGCATAATATCTCAGTCATACCTGAACCATGAGAAAACATAACGAAAACGGGAGTTTATTTTAGAGGTTTGTCCTTTAGAATGATTAAATTTGGGTAATATTTTTATGGACGGTTCATATTTAGTGGGTTCTGTTAACATGCACTTTTTTTAACATACATAATTGCAAAAATTAAAAGGGGAATTTTTAAGAGATAAGAGCATTATTAATgtttaataattttttatttccAGCTTGTTACTGAATCCTCGGATCATCATCTGtgtgctgtgtgtatgtgtgtgtgtgtgtgtgtgtatgtgtgtgtgtgtgtgtgtgtgtgtgtgtgtgtgtgtgtgtgtgtgtgtgtgggtgtgtgtgtgtgtgtgtgtgtgtgtgtgtgtgtgtgtgtgtgtgtgtgtgtgtgtgtgtgtgtgtgtgtgtgtgggtgtgtgtgtgtgctgtgtgtatgtgtgtgtgcgtgtgtgtgtgtatgtgtgtgtgtgtgtgtgtgtgtgtgtgtgtgtgtgtgtgtgtgtgtgtgtgtgtgtgtgtgtgtgctgtgtgggtgtgtgtgtgtgtgtgtgtgtatgtgtgtgtgtgtgtgtgtgtgtgtgtgtgtgtgtgtgtgtgtgtgtgttttgtgtgtgtgtgtgtgtgtgtgtgtgtgtgtgtgtgtgtgtgtgtgtgtgtgtgtgtgtgtgtgtgtgtgtgtgtgttttgtgtgtgtgtgtgtgtgtgtgtgtgtgtgtgtgtgtgtgtgtgtgtgtgtgtgtgtgtgtgtgtgtgtgtgtgtgtgctgtgtgggtgtgtgtgtgtgtactgtgtgtgtgtgcatgtgtgtgtgtgtgtgtgtgtgtgtgtgtgtgtgtgtgtgtgtgtgtgctgtgtgggtgtgtgtgtgtgtgtgtgtgtatgtgtgtgtgtgtgtgtgtgtgtgtgtgtgtgtgtgtgtgtgtgtgttttgtgtgtgtgtgtgtgtgtgtgtgtgtgtgtgtgtgtgtgtgtgtgtgtgtgtgtgtgtgtgtgtgtgtgtgctgtgtgggtgtgtgtgtgtgtactgtgtgtgtgtgcatgtgtgtgtgtgtgtgtgtgtgtgtgtgtgtgtgtgtgtgtgtgtgtgtgtgtgtgtgtgtactcacttaattgtactcacctaattgtacttgcgatggttgagctctggctctttggtcccgcctctcagctgttaatcaactgatgtacagattaatgagcctactgggctctatcatatctacatttaaaactgtgtatggagtcagcctccatcacatcactgcctaatgcattctatctgttaactactcttacactgaaaaagttctttctaacgcccctgtggctcatttgggtactcagtttccacttatgttcccttgttcgcgtaccacccatgttaaacagtttatctctatctaccctgtcaattcctctgagaattttgtaggtagtgatcatgtctccccttactcttctgtcttctagtgccgtgaggtgcatttctcgcagcctttcttcgtaactcatgcctcttagttctgggactagcctagtggcatatctatgaaatttttccagcttcgtcttgtgcttgtcaaggtacgggctccatgctggggccacatactccaggattgatctttcatatgtggtatacaaggttctgaatgattccttacacaggttcctgaaggctgttatgatgttagccagcctagcatatgccgcagaccttattctttttatttgggcccgcctctcaactgtggtttggtgtgatatcaactcctagatccttctctctgtccgtttcatgaagtatttcatctcccattctatatcctgtgtctggcctcctgtttccactgcctagtttcataacCTTACatatactcgggttgaactttagtagccatttgttggaccattcatgcagtctgtctaggttatcttgtagtctcatgctgagttcctccgtcttaatcctcctcataatttttgcatcatcagcaaacaatgagaggtatGATTTtgcaccatctggaagatcatttacatatataagaaacagtataggtccaaggactgaaccctgcgggactccactggtgacgtctcaccAATCTGAAACCTCACTCCGCACAGTGACGAGTTGTCTTCtgatgcttaggtactctctaatccaatggagtatcttcactttcactcctgcctgcatctccagctttcgcactagtctctggtgtggcactgtgtcaaaggctttctggctatCCAaacatatgcagtctgcccacccttgtctttcttgtctgattcttgttgcctgatcgtagaattcaattattcctgtgaggcatgacttgccatccctgaaaccatgttggtgttgtgacacaaagttccttcgcttcaggtgttcgactagcttttttagcacaattttctccattagcttgcatggtatgctagttagggacactggagtgtagttaagtgcctcctgtctatcccccttcttgaaaatcgggactacgtttgccgccttccatatttctggcagttcacctgttacctgtgatttgttatacatcatggagagtggcaggcacagtgcttttgCTC
This sequence is a window from Procambarus clarkii isolate CNS0578487 chromosome 36, FALCON_Pclarkii_2.0, whole genome shotgun sequence. Protein-coding genes within it:
- the LOC123756240 gene encoding RNA-binding protein 12B-like → MPLDQCHQLPSYQCHQLPSDQYHPLPSDQYHQLPSDQYHLLPSDQYHLLPSDQYHQLPSDQYHQLPSDQCHQLPSDQYHLLPSDQCHQLPSDQYHQLPSDQYHQLPSDQYHLLPSDQYHQLPSDQYHQLPSDQYHQLP